In the genome of Oncorhynchus clarkii lewisi isolate Uvic-CL-2024 chromosome 4, UVic_Ocla_1.0, whole genome shotgun sequence, one region contains:
- the LOC139406581 gene encoding tyrosine-protein kinase ZAP-70-like, whose amino-acid sequence MATDPAAELPFFYGSISRSEAEEHLKLAGMADGLFLLRQCLRSLGGYVVSLVWNVEFHHYSVEKQLNSTYCIAGGKPHCGPAELCEFYSNDSDGLVCTLRKPCLRSPDNPIRAGVFDNLRDNMLREYVRQTWNLEGEAMEQAIISQAPQLEKLIATTAHERMPWYHSKIPRQEGERRLYSGAQPDGKFLVRDREESGTFALSLMYGKTAYHYQILHDKSGKYSMPEGTKFDTVWQLVEYLKMKPDGLVTVLREPCVNRSNTKQTPVVPSWRRPRTNGYTPPPGVPLGGSKEIKTSPPTDRPMLPMDCSEFVNPYHDPNDLKKFFINRDQLMIDEVELGSGNFGCVKKGVFKTNKGHTDVAIKVLKSENEKLVKDEMMREAEIMHQLSNPYIVRMLGLCQAECLMLVMEMASVGPLNKFLSTNKDKVTVENIVGLMHQVSMGMKYLEEKNFVHRDLAARNVLLVNQQFAKISDFGLSKALGADDNYYKARTAGKWPLKWYAPECMNFHKFSSKSDVWSFGVTMWEAFSYGGKPYKKMKGPEVISFIASGSRMECPSGCPDRMYALMKDCWTYKHEDRPGFVKVEECMRVFYYSISNKTPPELTVDAAEPLK is encoded by the exons ATGGCGACAGACCCTGCGGCAGAGCTGCCTTTCTTCTACGGCAGTATCAGTCGTTCGGAGGCTGAGGAGCACCTGAAGCTGGCAGGCATGGCCGACGGGCTGTTCCTGCTGCGCCAGTGTTTGCGGAGCCTGGGCGGCTACGTGGTCTCTCTGGTGTGGAACGTGGAGTTCCACCACTACTCTGTGGAGAAACAGCTCAACAGCACCTACTGTATTGCAGGTGGAAAGCCCCACTGTGGTCCAGCGGAGCTCTGTGAGTTTTACAGTAATGATTCAGATGGCCTGGTGTGCACCCTGAGGAAGCCCTGTCTGCGCTCCCCAGACAACCCCATCAGAGCAGGCGTCTTTGATAACCTGAGGGACAACATGCTGAGGGAGTATGTACGACAGACCTGGAACCTGGAG GGGGAGGCCATGGAGCAGGCTATCATCAGCCAGGCTCCACAGCTGGAGAAGCTGATCGCCACCACCGCCCATGAGAGGATGCCCTGGTACCACAGCAAGATACCTCGCCAGGAAGGGGAGAGGCGGCTCTACTCCGGGGCACAGCCAGATGGAAAGTTCCT AGTCAGAGACAGGGAAGAGTCTGGAACCTTTGCCCTTTCTTTGATGTACGGAAAAACGGCCTACCATTACCAGATCCTACATGACAAGTCAGGGAAGTACTCCATGCCAGAGGGAACCAAATTTGACACTGTGTGGCAG CTGGTTGAGTATCTGAAGATGAAACCTGATGGGCTAGTGACAGTTCTGAGGGAACCGTGTGTGAACCGCAGCAACACCAAAC AGACTCCTGTTGTGCCCTCGTGG AGGCGGCCCAGAACAAATGGATACACACCGCCACCTGGAG TACCTCTGGGGGGCTCCAAGGAAATCAAGACTTCCCCACCCACAGACCGTCCAATGTTGCCCATGGACTGCAGTGAATTTGTCAACCCTTACCATGACCCTAATGACCTGAAGAAGTTCTTCATCAATAGGGATCAACTGATGATTGACGAGGTGGAGCTCGGCTCGGGAAACTTTGGCTGTGTCAAGAAAGGAGTCTTCAAAACAAATAA GGGCCACACTGATGTGGCCATCAAGGTGCTGAAGAGTGAGAATGAGAAGCTGGTGAAAGATGAGATGATGAGGGAGGCGGAGATCATGCACCAGCTGAGTAACCCTTACATCGTCCGCATGCTGGGGCTCTGCCAGGCTGAGTGCCTGATGCTGGTGATGGAAATGGCTTCTGTTGGGCCACTCAACAAGTTCCTCTCCACCAATAA GGATAAAGTCACAGTGGAGAACATTGTGGGTCTGATGCACCAGGTGTCTATGGGAATGAAGTACCTGGAGGAGAAGAACTTTGTGCACAGAGACCTGGCAGCTCGCAACGTCCTGCTGGTCAACCAACAGTTTGCCAAGATCAGTGACTTTGGTCTGTCCAAGGCTTTGGGTGCTGATGACAACTATTACAAG GCACGCACAGCAGGAAAATGGCCGCTGAAGTGGTATGCTCCCGAATGCATGAACTTCCACAAATTCTCCAGCAAGAGTGATGTCTGGAGCTTTGGTGTCACCATGTGGGAAGCCTTTTCTTACGGAGGAAAACCATACAAG AAAATGAAAGGTCCGGAGGTGATCAGTTTCATTGCCAGTGGGAGCCGGATGGAATGTCCGTCTGGATGTCCAGATAGAATGTATGCACTGATGAAGGACTGCTGGACATACAA ACACGAGGACCGGCCAGGCTTtgtgaaggtggaggagtgcatgCGAGTCTTTTATTACTCCATATCCAACAAAACTCCTCCTGAGCTGACCGTAGACGCTGCTGAGCCTCTCAAGTAG